GTTTGTATGGCAATAAAGAAATATGTGCTAATATTTCATCATTAATCTCTTCGCCGTTTTGCCGTAAGTCAGCAACTATATTTTTAATTTTGGAAGTATTCCAATATAATATAGCATTTGATACTAGGCTTAGGCAGCTAGCTTTGTTCATTATCTCTTCGTAATTATTAGTTGTAAATTCTCCCTGATTTGCAAAAAATATCCATCTAGGAAGCTTATGGCGGTACTCTCCTTTATTTAATTGTAATTGCACTTTTCTACGAAGTTGTTGGTCTGTAATATACTGTAAAATGTATTGGGTTTTAAATAATTCGGCCTAAATTAGTAAATGCCCTTGATAGCCGATCTAATGGAAAGATATTGGTAAGGCGTTGTACTATAACATGGGCCGGAGCAGTTTTTTGCTTTAATGATTGAGCAACTCTAATCATATGCTCCCACTGTTCTTCAACTATATTAATATCTGCTGTCTTATTTAACAGTGGTGTAAATATACCATAATCAACATTCTTCTCAATTCGATAAAGTTGTTGATCCTTTAAATCACGAATTCTAGGCATAAACCGATAACCCAGTAGATAACATAAAGCAAAAATAATTTCGGTATAACCATGTGTATCTGTGGTATGTTCTTGTATTTTTAGAATTGTATTATTTTCTAATAATCCATCTAAAACATATAATGCTTCCCGTGGACTACATGAAATTACTTTAGTACTGAATACTGAATATTGATCTGATATATGAGTATAAATACCGATTGCTTTTTCATAGTAACCATAATAGCGAGGATAATATGCAGATAACAGGCTATCCGCACGCATTTTAAAGCGTTGTGCATCAGAAGAAGATAGCTTGCCGGCCCCATGTATTTCTGCAAATGGTAATTGATGATGCTGATTAACAATCTCTGCACTTGCTGCTTGTATTGTTTCTTCGCTCACATAAAATTGAAAAATATGGCGTAACATGTCAACACTAACACCATCTACGCT
The Candidatus Jidaibacter acanthamoeba DNA segment above includes these coding regions:
- a CDS encoding Tn3 family transposase, whose protein sequence is MLQYITDQQLRRKVQLQLNKGEYRHKLPRWIFFANQGEFTTNNYEEIMNKASCLSLVSNAILYWNTSKIKNIVADLRQNGEEINDEILAHISLLPYKHILPNGTYFIGNREDEQ